A region of Lacinutrix sp. Hel_I_90 DNA encodes the following proteins:
- a CDS encoding sensor histidine kinase, which produces MGENTIIISLILFNIFFLAFIAGIIIFIREYRIKKKAHVKEIHTIDETHKRELLETQVEIQTQTMQYIGQEIHDNIGQKLTLASLYTQQLAFENKAPQVNKNIENIGDIINESLTELRQLSKSLTDNTIETLTISELIVRECKKINAIKQCDAHFSNNTKVNIKSYQIKSIVFRITQEFLQNSIKHAHCKNIFVSLENTDKTIQLVLKDDGKGFNMDTLHANGIGLKNMKKRTELIGGTFKLESENLKGTKLTIDIPHK; this is translated from the coding sequence ATGGGGGAAAACACAATCATAATTTCATTAATTTTATTTAATATATTTTTTCTAGCCTTTATCGCTGGAATTATCATTTTTATACGAGAATACCGTATAAAAAAGAAAGCACATGTTAAAGAAATACATACCATAGACGAAACGCATAAACGGGAACTGCTAGAAACACAAGTAGAAATACAGACCCAAACCATGCAATACATTGGGCAAGAAATACACGATAATATTGGCCAAAAACTGACACTAGCTAGTTTATACACCCAACAATTAGCGTTTGAAAACAAAGCCCCACAGGTTAATAAAAATATAGAAAATATTGGTGACATTATAAATGAGTCTCTGACTGAGCTTAGACAACTTTCTAAATCTTTAACCGATAACACTATTGAAACACTTACCATTTCTGAATTGATAGTTCGTGAATGCAAAAAGATTAACGCGATAAAACAGTGTGACGCTCATTTTTCAAATAACACAAAAGTTAATATCAAATCCTATCAAATAAAAAGTATCGTCTTTAGAATAACTCAGGAGTTTTTACAGAACAGCATTAAACATGCTCATTGTAAAAATATTTTTGTTTCATTAGAAAATACAGATAAAACCATCCAATTAGTGCTTAAAGATGACGGAAAAGGATTTAATATGGATACTTTACATGCTAATGGCATTGGTTTAAAAAACATGAAAAAAAGAACAGAGTTAATAGGTGGAACATTTAAATTAGAGAGCGAAAACCTTAAAGGAACCAAATTAACTATAGATATCCCTCATAAATGA